AGCGATTGGAAAAAGTCGTTGAGGAACGAGTTGGACGAGCAGAATGAGAGAGCCTGCTTCTGCGCAACGGGGAAGACGGTCTTGTCGAATTGGTAGTTGCCAAAGCTGGAGTTGAGCTGCTCTCTGACGAACTGGAACGGGATGCCAATGGCGTTCTTGGTGAAATTCTCTACCTGGTCGAAGGTAGGCAccttcttgtcgagcttgaCGATGCTATCAACCATATCCGTcgagttgatgttgatgtcctTGAGGTCGGCAAGGGGGCGGCTGATGTCAATCTTAGGAATCGAAATGGGGCCGATCAAGTTGCCTGCGAAATTGCCGACTGCATCACCGACGTTCTCGAGAGCTTTCTGTACATCCTCAATAGTCTCTGAAATCTGACCAGTGAGGGTGCCAATGGCATCGTTCATGAACTTTGTTGCCGCCTCGATGCCCTTAGCGCCAACCTCGAGGGCACCGTGGATAAGAGCTGCAATGAGACAGGCCCATGTGCCAACGTACATGTTGATGACAAAGTAAACCAGGTTCTCGACCCCAGTGAGGATCAACATCAGGATCTGAACCATGGCAGAAACAGCCTTCTCAATTccctccgccgccatcgAGTTGACACCCACAGACAAGTAATGAGGCATAGACGCCATGGCACTCCCGACATCTTCGACCTTGGTGCATGCTGAGAGGGCTTTGACTTTGGCATCGCCGATATTGTCGTTGAGGCtgccggtgaggaggaggacgcggacgaggacgaggatgaggagaacgGTCCAGCGGTTGAACCAGAGCTGAGAGAGCCTGGCGCGGAGGCCGAGGTAAGGAGTGACGGTGGGATCGGTGTGGGCGTGTGGTTGAAGCTTGGGAGCTGCCTGATTTTGCTGACTTCTATCGAGGTCGATCACCTCCCAGGAGTTGGCGTTGAGGCTGGCGGGAACAGGTGGCACCGTGGTTGGCCCTCCGGCCCTGCCCTTCTCGTCGTAGGTCATTTTGTTGCAAGGAAACTAGTGAAGGTATCTTGATCCAGCCAAGAATAATGGATTGTTGTGTATCGTGTGTCTCGTTGCcgtatgtatgtatgtacctCGATGATATCGTTGATGAGTATGGAAACCGAAATAGGAAACTGAGCAGCAAATAAGAAGTCAAGGAaatggaaaaagaaaatgacaGAAGAAAAATGACAGACTCAAGCAAGCCAGGTGAGCATGATTGAGGGTGAACTGCCACGCGAAACAACAGTGGTGATGGACAATGGAGGAAAAGAGACAATGGGACTGTGTCGCGAAACAATGACGAGGGGCAGATGTTGACAATAAGAGAAAGCGAATGAATGGTGAATACACGGCCCGCACATGACCCAGGGCCCCAGACGATAGAGACAGGGCTGCTCTTTGTCGGTGTCGACAAAGCCATACAAGGTGAATTGCGACGCCATCTTGAAGCGCTCGCCTTAAGCGCCGGGGGCGTGTGAGCCAGTCGTTTCTCCGTCCGGGGTCCTCCGGGGCGGCTGCCGAAACCACGTCGTCAAACTGCGAGGCGACCTCACATGACGGTCAGTCTCTGTTGATTGAACAGGATAAAGGTAGCTGAACCCGATCTTGTATTCAACGGTCTTGTCACATCGTGGGAGGAACTCTGCGAGATCTGGCATCGGCTGTCACCAGGGCACTACCCGTCACGGAACCGGAGGATTTTGAGAGTTGAGTGTCCGCATGATTGACtgctggtgtttgttgtgttgtgcATATCCATGTGTCTGCTCTGCGTGCCAGCCCAGTCGTCGCTCATGGCtaggatgatgatggaacttgaaggagatggcgatGCGAAACTGGAGGTGAATTTGTTGTAGTTGCTCAGTTGTGGTTCAAACCGCACATCGAATGCCAAGCCACACCTGCCTGTTGCCCTGAGGCCAGCCACCCGCCTCACTTGCTGCCCGTTATTCTGCCTTCCAGTATATCGTACTTCAATACCTTGAAAGCTGATTCTTCCGATGATTCTCCATTCAACATCTCAACTTACTTACACCATTCAGGTGACTCATCAAGTTGACCTCGCAGAGATCCCTTCATGAGCCGTCACTCTCGGAGTTGTGCCAAGACGCAAGACCAGACGGACGAGCTTGCCAATTGATTGGCTGACGTTGCTCAGGAACGGCGGCTACCAGCGATCCACTTTACCGGGGCGGGAGCTGTCAGCCAATCAATTGTCCAAGATCCCTAGCTTTAATTCTCAAAATAGCTTTCTTGCCATCTCTTTGTTTTCTGAGACCACGCAACAATAACGCCTGGGGTAATTCGGTTTCGTCGGGGATATTATCTCATTCTGGAGCTACTAGTTTATCTCGGTGGCCGAAGCCAGGACATATCAATGCCATGCGCAACATGAGTGTAGAGAGTCAAAAACAATCTGCAAGGGAACTCGGTAGCAGAGTATTGATTTGATTAGCTGATGGGAGCAGAGCGAGTGACAGTTTCCAGGTAATGCTTTCTTGTATTTATGCTCACAATAGCTTCGCCATTCTGTTTGGCCTACTCTTCCAGCCAAGAGAGAAATCATGTCGATATTCCTAGGGGTAAAGTCGTAAGGCAGCTGGAGCATGTTGAAGAAAAGCTTGAGCAAGATGGACCAAATCGAGACGGACATGTTCAGAAATACACGTAAGATGTATACACATAAATTTACATTGCTTCGCATCTGCTCATCCTCTACACCTTCGCCTTCTTAGGGGCCTTCTTCGGTGCAGGCTTCTCCTTCATGAAGCCCTCATCCTTGgccacctcgacctcgccCAGTTCGAGAATCTGCTCACTACCTGTCTCCGACAATATGGCATCCGTCTCCTTGATATACGCCTCCCTGCccgcctcatccaccaccctcccatccgGAAGCACATGCTGCCCAGTCGATGCTTCCGACCCCGTCATacccagcttcttcttggtatAAAACTGAATCTGCTTCTGCTCCATTTTGTACCTCttgttctcctccctcacctgcttctccaacaccccgtccaccaaccccaactgTTTCCTCTCGGCGGCGAACCTCTGCTTGACAGCCCTGGTCTGCATGATTCTCCAGCGTAACCTCCAGCCCCACGGACCCAGCTCCTTGATCCTGTTGGACTTGATCCCCAAGAGGTACTCATCCAACCCGCCGACTTTGTCAATGGTCCGGAGGACCCGGGTGGTCAGCCTCGTCTGGACCCAGgtgcggagggagagggaaaagaggcGCTTGCGGTGGACGTTGGGGCGCCATGTTCGACGGGTCTTGATCTCGTTCTTCTCGGAGACGTTGTTGCCGTAGCGGATGGTGGCGTGGCCGTAGAGGCCGGTGTTGGACTGCTTGTAGTAGAGGCGGGGTCCGAGAGGGtagggggggggatggggggctTGGCCGGTGGGCGAGGGGATGGGGCCGCCAGAAGGTCTGTTTTGGTTGTagagttgggagggggtggtggagaaggagcggatggggagggtgaatgtgccggtggtggtagtggtggttgTCGCCGCGCGGAGGCAGGTTCTcgctgggaggagggctgACATTGTGATGTGGTGTGCTGCCCACGGAGGGCAATTTGGTGGTGTGAAGAAGGGAAAAACTATCGCGGTAGCATTGGCTGGGGTCGGGTTGGTACACGAGGCGCAATTGACGGAGTGGGCGCCCAACTCACAGGCGACTGACGATAGcagcgacgacggcgacggcgacgacgaggttgagCTCCAAAAATTCGAGCAGCCGAAATGCATGGGTTGTGGCAGCCGGCGCCGGTTGCCCATGGTTGGGTGTCCAGGAGCTTGGACCACCCACTCTCAGCACTCACTCCCAGGGACCCTTGTCTCTCACTCATCGCGACTCTCACTCATCGACGACTTACACCTTCTTTCAACTCATTTTttcaaaataaaaaaacagCCAAAATGATACCCCCTATTGACGATCTGGTTCTGCAGCAAAATCCCGAATTTGCAGCTCTTtacaccaccctcacaacaGTCATCCTCAATCCCGATGCCTCCACACGAAAAGACCCCAAGGCCAAAAAGCGAGCTGCGGTGAGAAAGGTGCCGCTTACACCTCTTTTTGTCGTCCATGTTCACATAGATACTGACCCCCGAACCAGGAACTCGACACCCACCGGCTCAAAACAGCCAAacatcacctcctcatcaacgccatctccaccgcccacccaacaacagaacaaccaccccctccagcccaagaaaaaccacccctcctccgccaccgcTCAACCTGCTCCTGCCTCCGAATCCCAACCCCTGAAACCATCTGGTCCCTCccgccacccctcccctaGCCCAACCaagccccccctccctccctcagtccctcctcgacctcctcctcctcctaccCCCCCTTtgtccccaactcccccatccctcccccagctccccctctTGCTATCctctccccattctccctcctcccctcccacgtccccctcctctcctcgttCTTGTCTCAAACCCTCCACACCAGCGCCTTAACCCTCGCCCGCCTCTCccaaccaaacaccaacccctccttcctccaccgctccatcccttccctcccagccttcaccctcacccagctcgaaaccctccaccacaagaaatactccctcctccgctcccgcctctccctcgccgtctcggtcagcaacctcctcgaTCAGcaaatcctcatcctctccaagctgATCAGGTCCCTCGAGGCCAAACACGGGCCCGTATCTCGGTGGCTAGAATACTCGGCCTCCGAAAGGGCCCTCGTCGCGCAGAAGCAGGAGCTCGAGATCAAAGCTCTCAGTCGGGCGCTCAAAAAAGAGGTTTACAGTCCAGAAGTGGCCACGGCGTTGGGGAATTACTCTCGACATCTGAGGGATGCCAAGTCGCGGTTAGGAGAGAGAATcaaggggctggagggggagctgggggagtatcaccaccaagacgCAAGCacggaaagagaaaagacgAGGAAAATGAGGGAAATGGCGAGGGTGTATGCTGACATGGGGAGGCAGTTGGACGAGGTCAGAAAggatttggagaggttggataCTGCTTGAGAGGGAGAATCAAATCAGATCAAACCAAGCTTCTTTTTGTGTACAAGCCCAATCCCATCCATCGTCTATAGATACGATAAATCTTTGTCTATACGACAAGGcatcttttttcttcccttcaCACACACGCGCgcgcaaaaaaacaaacccccaatcACCCAAAATGTACTCCGGAAATTTTTCATGTTTTACTTCTTTACATTATTTTTACAGGTGTTCAACCGGTAACCTTGAAGATGGCCTCGGCCAGTCTCCCCACgttgccggtggtgatgccagCAACCGAGATTCTCCCGTCGCGGGTGGCGTAGACGCTGTGCTCCTTGGCCAGCGCATCCATCTGCTCGGGCGACAGGCCAGTGTAGGCAAACATGCCAATCTGGCTGGTGATGTGGCTCCAGTCGTGCTTGCTgccgagcttctcgaggttCTCCTTGAGGAGGGCAcgcatggtgatgatgcgaTCGGCcatctccttgacctcgacaAGCCACTGGTCGTAGAGggcgggggtgttgaggatcTCGGCGGCGATGCGGGCACcgtggatgggggggttggagtacATGGGGCGGACGAGGATCTTGATCTGGGAGTCGAcgcgcttcttctcctcggcgctCTCGCAGACGATGGAGAAGGCACCGATGCGCTCGCCGTAGAGACCCATGTTCTTGGCGAACGACTGGGAGAGAGCAACGTTGTGACCCTGGGCGACAAAGTGGCGGACGGCAAAGGCATCCTTGTGGATGTCACCCGAGGCAAAGCCCTGGTAGGCCATGTCGAAGAAGGAGTAGTGAcccttggccttgacggcCGCCTCGATCTCCTTCCACTGCTCGGGGGTAGGGTCGACACCGGTGGGGTTGTGGGCGCAGGcgtggaagaggaagatggagccGTTGGGGGCCTTGTTGATGTCGGCGATCATGCCCTCGAAGTCGAGGCCGATGGTCTCCTTGTTGTAGTAGGCGTACTTCTCCACGGCGAGGCCGGAATCCTTGAAGACGGCGGCGTGGTTGGCCCACGAGGGCTGGGGAATGTAGATGGTCTTTGCGCCGGGGAAGAACCTGGCGAGGAAAGCGCCGCCAATGCGGAGGGCGCCAGTACCGGAGATGGACTGGGTGATGGCAACACGGTCGAGGGCCGGGGAGTCCTTGCCATAGGCGAGAACGGCAGCGGCCTTGGTGAACTCGGGGACACCGGTGATGCCAGCGTACTCCTTGTTGAGGCGCGAGGCAatcaccttctcctcagcctgaCGGACAGAGGGCAGGACATAGGGCTTTCCAGCGTCATCGCGGTAGGCGCCGACACCttgagggggggttgttagTCTCGCGCGCGGGATATTCGCTTTTGGGAACGGGAACGGAACGAACCGAGGTTGATCTTCTTGTCGAAAGTGTCGGCCTTGAAAGCTTCCGTGATACCTGGAGACGAGCAACATACGTCAGTTTTCGGTCTTGGGTCTGTGACGCCTTGCGCAAAGGCAACCGGGAGGAACAAACACACCAAGAATGGCCTGTGAAAAGTCATCGACGGGTCCCGGTGGTTAGCAAAACGTCATACGGCACTGGACACTACCTCATGCGCGCGCGAGGAACCGTCGGGAAGACTGGTGGTAGGGTGACAGGAAACATACATCCTGTTGCAGAAGAACGTTAGCTACTGACAGTTGCGCAAAGGCAACCACGCCGTTGACGCCGTTGACACGGTTGGACAGATCAACCAAAAACATACTGGGGGACCTTGAGGGACATTGGCCCACGTAGAAGCAGCGCGGAGGGTGAATTGGGCGCGGCCAGCAAGGGCGGCCCGGCGCGAAACCACTCTGAGGGAGGAAAGCATCTTGCGTCTCGTCTGTCTCTCTGAGGAGGTGTCAGTGTCgaggtgaaggagagagaaacaACACAGAAATGACGGTTGGGAAGGTGTGGATTTTACCTCGCCGGTCTGGCAGTTCTAGAGTCTACCGAGTTTCTTGGGTAGTGAGCTGTGGTTCGATGCGCCTTCGAAATGGGGGGGGTTCAAGTGGCttgtgggtgggtggttccCCGTCACATCAcctgttggaggtggggCAGAAAAGTTTTTGACCAATTGTTGTGCTGGAAACCCGAGCAGCATCCCACGAACGGTGCCGCCACGGAGCTGGATTCCGTCCACCCCCGACCTCGGCCGAGCTACCCCGGCCTCAATGTGACTCTTTCTGGCGGCTGAATGCAATCCAGCTgtcatcttttctctttttgctcTCCCTTATGGTCATCAATCAGCGAGGCTGCAGCTGAGAGTCTGGACTTGTTTCGGCGTTTAGGGTTCAACCACAGCTTTTGGGGAAATGGAGGGGAATGAGGGGtagctgttgatgttgctgggcCAACCACTCTAACACCGATTTACTAGCGAGGTAGCTGACATGTGAACACCATGAAGGCCTATTCACTGCTTCAGAGGTTGTGAGATGACAAGTTAATCGATGAGATCAGATGAAGTTGCCTTCCACTTCAGTTCTGTGTAATGGCTGATCCGATGTTTGGGAAATCGTCATCACGTTTGCCTTCGGTCTCACCTCCCACGGcaaccacatcatcacaatGCAACGCTGGCGTGTGCGAGCCGGAAtaggggctcaggggtaaGGGTCAGCACACACTCCCTTTACTGATCGGGCTCGATGCATCTACGGGTGCAACCAGCATGGCAATCATGGAAATTCTTGACGCCAGTTGGTAGCAAACACGGATGTCGCAGTGTCACTGTCATCCCATCCACGTATCTGCTTAAACATCACCCACCAGTATAAGTTGACCCCTGAGCACGCCATCATCTActatcaccatcatcaaagacaGTTCAAGACTGctacatcaccatcaccaccaccaccaccaccaccaccaccaccaccacaatgcATCTCCACCCAACCGTCCCGCTTGTCGTCTTCCTGGCTCGGGCCTCGGCCCAGGTTCACAGGATGGAGTTCgccgactcctcctccccctccatgCGCTCGCTGGCCGCCGAGTGCCCTGCAACAGCTGAGATGCCCAAGTGCGCCGTATGTTTTCCCTCTATTATACCCTCGGTTTGACACTAACACGAAAACCAGATCAGCTGCATCGACACGGCCGCGTCCTCCAACGGCTGCCCCACCGCCTCCGACCTCACCTGCCAGTGCAACAACTGGGCCGCCATCCAGCAAGCCGCCGCCCCCTGCGTCATCGCCGCCTGCGCGGCAAAAGCCCCCGATGTCCTCTCCATCGCGAGCGAGATCTGCTCCCAGTGCGCTGGCGTCCCGGTCGCCCAGACCATGAACGGGGCGGCGAACTTGCAGTGGGCGGCTGCTCAGCCTACGGGGAAGGCGTCGGTTCGTCGTAGTCAGGAGGGCCAGCTTCGCGATTGGGAGGATCTCtgggtggatgaggaagggaaggggtgggtgacCTTGCCGAGGAGGGCTGTCGTTGGTGCCGTGGCCAAGGAGACGGGACGGCCGGTGGTGCcgagggaggttttggagcaAGACAGAGACAGGAAGATGCTGGCCCGGGCTGACCGCAAGCCGTTGGGACCGATCGACGTCAACTCCCTTGACCTTTCAGAAACGGGTCCCGAGCTCCCTGACTTTGGGTCTGGCAAGTCAACGGACCCTAAGGAGCCTGACTTTGGCACTGACGGGGCCCTCTCTTTCCACTCCGAGGGCCTGGAGCTTCCTGACTTCGGGTTTGACGAGTCCCAGGCCCCCGAGCTGCCCGGCTTTGGGTCTGAAAAGTCCAAGGGTCACGAGCTGGCCGACTTTGGCGGCGAGCCCACTGAGCTTCACCCTTGCTGGCCAGCAGGCTACCGGGGCTCTGGAAGCTTGCGGTCGTGTGATGATTTGCCCGACCACGACGGTGACAACCTTGGCGgagctgaggagaaggattTCGAGCAGACGAGATCCCGCACGTGGAAGAGAAAGACTGATCTTGTTTATgaaaaggaggagcaggagaggttgaggcaGTTGAAGGATatgaaggagcaggagaagcaggGTGAGCAGATGAAGTGGACGTGGTAGAACGCAAACAGGAATGCCTTCACTGAGGCAGGTGGGTGCAAGAAGGACTGAAAAGAAGGATTTAGATTGATGATGGTTATGGTATCATTAAATTCATGCTGATCGCTCTACCTCGCACTCCCCGTCTATGTCTATCTCTGTGTCTGTACCCATTTTCTACCACTCAAAGGGAAGCCTTGGCCTCGGGCTCGTTTTCCAAGACGAATCTGTATCTCGGCGCTCCCTTCTCGAAATCGACAATAGCCTGGTTGGCGTCCTTCATGGGGATGGTAGAAATCCACGGCTTGACACCCTTGGCGAGGGCCAAGTCGAACATCTCCCTGATGTCATCCGGGCTGCCGATCAAACTGCCAGTGATCTTGATGCGCTTGAAGATCAAGGGCTTCTGCTGGAAGGTTGGGAAGCCGTCATCGGGCAGACCGACCTGCACAAAGACACCGTCAAACTTGAGCAGGTTGAAGTAGTCCTGTACCGGCATGTCGGTCTGGCTGACAGTGCAGACGATCAAATCGATGGTGTTGGCGTGGGTCTTGCCCCATCTGGGGTCTTCGGCGGTAGCGATGAACTCGTCAGCGCCCATCTTGAGGGCGTCCTCTTTCTTGGCGTTTGTTCTAGAGATGACAACGACCTTGTCCGCACCGAGAGCCTTGGCCCACATGACACCAAAGTGACCGAGGCCACCGAGACCGACGATGCCGACTGTCTTGCCAGGACCGGCGCCGTGGTGCTTGAGGGGAGCGTAGGTGGTCACACCACCGCACAACATCGGAGCGGCCTCGGCGCTGGAGATGCCCTCGGGAATCTTGACGGCGAAGCGGGCGGGAACGCGGTTGTAGGTGGCGTAACCGCCGTAGGACTTGCCGCCGTTGAGGTAGACGCCGTTGTAGGTACCGACGTGCTTGTTGGGGCAGTAGTTCTCCTGGCCAGACTCGCAGGCCTCGCAAGGCTTGCCTGTGCGGCTGCAGCAAGAGTCGGACTGGGCACCGACACCCACGCGGTCGCCGAGAGCGAGGTGCTTGACTTGAGAACCGACTCTGACGACCTTGCCGACGATTTCGTGACCAACGCAGCATGGGTAGAGAGTTGGGCCCTGGTGTTTCACGTTAGTATTCTGTGCTGGCTCGGGAGTCTCGGAAAGAGTTGGTGAGGACAACATACCCATCCGGAGCGGAGAGTGTGAAGGTCGCTGCCGCAGATACCGCAGTGAGAGATCTTGATATCGATGTCGGTCTCCTCCCAAGGCTTGGGCTCAAACTCGCCCCATTGCATCTTGC
This window of the Podospora pseudoanserina strain CBS 124.78 chromosome 3, whole genome shotgun sequence genome carries:
- a CDS encoding hypothetical protein (EggNog:ENOG503PRYK), with protein sequence MHLHPTVPLVVFLARASAQVHRMEFADSSSPSMRSLAAECPATAEMPKCAISCIDTAASSNGCPTASDLTCQCNNWAAIQQAAAPCVIAACAAKAPDVLSIASEICSQCAGVPVAQTMNGAANLQWAAAQPTGKASVRRSQEGQLRDWEDLWVDEEGKGWVTLPRRAVVGAVAKETGRPVVPREVLEQDRDRKMLARADRKPLGPIDVNSLDLSETGPELPDFGSGKSTDPKEPDFGTDGALSFHSEGLELPDFGFDESQAPELPGFGSEKSKGHELADFGGEPTELHPCWPAGYRGSGSLRSCDDLPDHDGDNLGGAEEKDFEQTRSRTWKRKTDLVYEKEEQERLRQLKDMKEQEKQGEQMKWTW
- a CDS encoding hypothetical protein (BUSCO:EOG09263ZBJ; COG:J; EggNog:ENOG503P4V8); this encodes MGNRRRLPQPMHFGCSNFWSSTSSSPSPSSLLSSVACELGAHSVNCASCTNPTPANATAIVFPFFTPPNCPPWAAHHITMSALLPARTCLRAATTTTTTTGTFTLPIRSFSTTPSQLYNQNRPSGGPIPSPTGQAPHPPPYPLGPRLYYKQSNTGLYGHATIRYGNNVSEKNEIKTRRTWRPNVHRKRLFSLSLRTWVQTRLTTRVLRTIDKVGGLDEYLLGIKSNRIKELGPWGWRLRWRIMQTRAVKQRFAAERKQLGLVDGVLEKQVREENKRYKMEQKQIQFYTKKKLGMTGSEASTGQHVLPDGRVVDEAGREAYIKETDAILSETGSEQILELGEVEVAKDEGFMKEKPAPKKAPKKAKV
- a CDS encoding hypothetical protein (EggNog:ENOG503P48N); this encodes MIPPIDDLVLQQNPEFAALYTTLTTVILNPDASTRKDPKAKKRAAELDTHRLKTAKHHLLINAISTAHPTTEQPPPPAQEKPPLLRHRSTCSCLRIPTPETICPSSTSSSSYPPFVPNSPIPPPAPPLAILSPFSLLPSHVPLLSSFLSQTLHTSALTLARLSQPNTNPSFLHRSIPSLPAFTLTQLETLHHKKYSLLRSRLSLAVSVSNLLDQQILILSKLIRSLEAKHGPVSRWLEYSASERALVAQKQELEIKALSRALKKEVYSPEVATALGNYSRHLRDAKSRLGERIKGLEGELGEYHHQDASTEREKTRKMREMARVYADMGRQLDEVRKDLERLDTA
- a CDS encoding hypothetical protein (EggNog:ENOG503NVVI; COG:Q); the protein is MTDYKFEGWLGLDASSAEGKMQWGEFEPKPWEETDIDIKISHCGICGSDLHTLRSGWVVRVGSQVKHLALGDRVGVGAQSDSCCSRTGKPCEACESGQENYCPNKHVGTYNGVYLNGGKSYGGYATYNRVPARFAVKIPEGISSAEAAPMLCGGVTTYAPLKHHGAGPGKTVGIVGLGGLGHFGVMWAKALGADKVVVISRTNAKKEDALKMGADEFIATAEDPRWGKTHANTIDLIVCTVSQTDMPVQDYFNLLKFDGVFVQVGLPDDGFPTFQQKPLIFKRIKITGSLIGSPDDIREMFDLALAKGVKPWISTIPMKDANQAIVDFEKGAPRYRFVLENEPEAKASL
- the AAT1 gene encoding aspartate transaminase aat1 (COG:E; EggNog:ENOG503NU8Q) codes for the protein MTFHRPFLVSRKLSRPTLSTRRSTSGVGAYRDDAGKPYVLPSVRQAEEKVIASRLNKEYAGITGVPEFTKAAAVLAYGKDSPALDRVAITQSISGTGALRIGGAFLARFFPGAKTIYIPQPSWANHAAVFKDSGLAVEKYAYYNKETIGLDFEGMIADINKAPNGSIFLFHACAHNPTGVDPTPEQWKEIEAAVKAKGHYSFFDMAYQGFASGDIHKDAFAVRHFVAQGHNVALSQSFAKNMGLYGERIGAFSIVCESAEEKKRVDSQIKILVRPMYSNPPIHGARIAAEILNTPALYDQWLVEVKEMADRIITMRALLKENLEKLGSKHDWSHITSQIGMFAYTGLSPEQMDALAKEHSVYATRDGRISVAGITTGNVGRLAEAIFKVTG